The following proteins are co-located in the Thermus thermophilus HB8 genome:
- a CDS encoding chloride channel protein — translation MELLGEEGRRLLRLGLLPGLLGGGLAVAFRLLLDLLLLVPPLALPLAGGAVGLFSAWLYRRLPDLRGGGADRVLLAYHLGQGRLPPRLGPLKALLTALTLGLGGSGGQEGPLLYAGGALAQALRPRNPAEARAVLLAGGAAAIAALFHTPLGAAFFAAEVLYRGSALEGRLLGYLAVAAISGYGLQSLLFGTHPLLPVQGLEAPPLWFALALAPLAALGAFALARGLAWSRARLQGPAALPLALAASGTLALLFPPARGTSYEGLAALLQGEGPNPFLFLLAKALAVLLSAGSGASVGLFGPSVVLGGALGAALGALFGIGGPGPILLGLVALVSAAARTPFAAVVQMVEITGSYALLVPGLLVAFGAFALNRETLFPLQPPGPEASPAHAEDLLRGLAQLPPGRPLLLGDLGAVLLEVREGHPWAGKPLKDTALPPGVLVGLVFRQAHLLAPRGQDRLEPGDRVLLLGPKEEVARFAARS, via the coding sequence ATGGAGCTTCTCGGTGAGGAGGGAAGAAGGCTTCTTCGGCTCGGCCTCCTTCCCGGCCTCCTAGGCGGGGGGCTCGCGGTGGCCTTCCGCCTCCTCCTGGACCTCCTCCTCCTGGTCCCTCCCCTCGCCCTGCCCCTCGCGGGCGGGGCGGTGGGGCTTTTCAGCGCCTGGCTTTACCGCAGGCTCCCCGACCTCCGCGGGGGCGGGGCGGACCGGGTCCTCCTCGCCTACCACCTGGGCCAAGGCCGCCTCCCTCCCCGCCTCGGTCCCCTGAAGGCCCTCCTCACCGCCCTCACCCTGGGCCTCGGGGGAAGCGGGGGGCAGGAAGGGCCCCTCCTCTACGCCGGGGGCGCCCTGGCCCAGGCCCTCCGCCCCCGCAACCCCGCCGAGGCCCGGGCCGTCCTCCTCGCCGGGGGGGCGGCGGCCATCGCCGCCCTCTTCCACACCCCCTTGGGGGCGGCCTTCTTCGCCGCAGAGGTCCTCTACCGGGGCTCGGCCCTGGAGGGGCGCCTCCTCGGCTACCTGGCGGTGGCGGCCATCTCCGGCTACGGCCTGCAGAGCCTCCTCTTCGGCACCCACCCCCTCCTTCCCGTGCAGGGCCTCGAGGCCCCGCCCCTCTGGTTCGCCCTGGCCCTCGCCCCCCTGGCCGCCCTCGGGGCCTTCGCCCTGGCCCGCGGGCTCGCCTGGAGCCGGGCCCGGCTCCAGGGCCCGGCCGCCCTCCCCCTCGCCTTGGCCGCCTCGGGGACCCTCGCCCTCCTCTTCCCTCCCGCGCGGGGGACGAGCTACGAGGGCCTCGCCGCCCTCCTCCAAGGGGAGGGCCCCAACCCCTTCCTCTTCCTCTTGGCCAAGGCCCTCGCCGTCCTCCTCTCGGCGGGAAGCGGGGCCAGCGTGGGCCTCTTCGGGCCCAGCGTGGTCCTCGGAGGGGCCTTGGGGGCGGCCTTAGGGGCCCTCTTTGGGATCGGGGGGCCGGGGCCCATCCTCCTCGGCCTCGTGGCCCTGGTGAGCGCCGCGGCCCGCACCCCCTTCGCCGCCGTGGTGCAGATGGTGGAGATCACGGGCTCCTACGCCCTCCTGGTCCCGGGCCTCCTCGTGGCCTTCGGAGCCTTCGCCCTCAACCGGGAGACCCTCTTCCCCCTCCAGCCTCCGGGCCCCGAGGCGAGCCCCGCCCACGCCGAGGACCTCCTCCGGGGCCTGGCCCAGCTCCCCCCGGGCCGGCCCCTCCTCCTCGGGGACCTGGGGGCGGTCCTCCTCGAGGTGCGGGAAGGGCATCCCTGGGCGGGGAAGCCCCTCAAGGACACCGCCCTGCCCCCCGGGGTCCTGGTGGGCCTCGTCTTCCGCCAAGCCCACCTCCTCGCCCCCCGGGGGCAGGACCGGCTGGAGCCCGGGGACCGGGTCCTCCTCCTCGGGCCTAAGGAGGAGGTGGCCCGCTTCGCCGCCCGGTCCTAA
- the hemG gene encoding protoporphyrinogen oxidase, producing MAEIGVAVVGGGWAGLAAALALKEAGADFLLLEASLRLGGKVRTARQEGFLVEGGPDASVRYKKEVLELAQAFGLEPIGTLPEKPAAYILYRGKRHPLPEGLLQVVPGDLKALARTPLLSLPGKLRALYDLFLPRGAKEDETLREFVERRLGPEVYRALVAPLAGGVYGGEPDDLSMRAAFPQLWELEGRHRSLLLGAMRVRKGRGSREGGSLFFSFAEGLQALTRRMAEALGERVLRGTPVLGLEPARGRWRLHTPKGALLAEAVVLAIPAPQAAGLLRPFLPEATALLKGIPHTPAATVSLAFPGALPVEGHGLLVAKGEGLRARGFTWTHRKWPGRVPEGFSLVRAYFSGEAARLSEEALIRLALEDLARLLPGLPRVHRAWAFRFPEGMPAYRVGHLDRVERLEMALVKAPGLFLAGNYLQGVGLPEVVRSGRRAAQRALAHLSLGEAHGASR from the coding sequence GTGGCCGAGATAGGGGTGGCCGTGGTGGGCGGGGGGTGGGCGGGGCTGGCCGCCGCCCTGGCCCTCAAGGAGGCGGGGGCGGACTTCCTCCTCCTGGAGGCCAGCCTCCGCCTCGGGGGGAAGGTGCGCACCGCCCGGCAGGAGGGCTTCCTGGTGGAGGGGGGGCCTGACGCCAGCGTCCGCTACAAGAAGGAGGTGCTGGAGCTCGCCCAGGCCTTCGGCCTCGAGCCCATCGGCACCCTTCCGGAAAAGCCCGCGGCCTACATCCTCTACCGGGGGAAGCGCCACCCCCTGCCCGAAGGCCTCCTCCAGGTGGTGCCCGGGGACCTCAAGGCCCTGGCCCGCACCCCCCTCCTCTCCCTCCCGGGGAAGCTCCGGGCCCTCTACGACCTCTTCCTCCCCCGGGGGGCGAAGGAGGACGAGACCCTGAGGGAGTTCGTGGAGAGGCGCCTGGGGCCCGAGGTCTACCGGGCCCTGGTGGCCCCCCTGGCCGGGGGGGTGTACGGGGGGGAGCCCGACGACCTCTCCATGCGGGCCGCCTTTCCCCAGCTCTGGGAGCTGGAGGGAAGGCACCGGAGCCTCCTCCTTGGGGCCATGCGGGTCCGGAAGGGGCGGGGAAGCCGGGAGGGGGGCAGCCTCTTCTTCTCCTTCGCCGAGGGCCTCCAGGCCCTCACCCGGCGGATGGCCGAGGCCCTGGGGGAGCGGGTCCTGCGGGGCACCCCTGTCCTCGGCCTGGAGCCAGCCCGCGGAAGGTGGCGCCTCCACACCCCTAAAGGGGCCCTCCTCGCCGAGGCCGTGGTCCTCGCCATCCCCGCCCCCCAGGCGGCGGGCCTCCTCAGGCCCTTCCTCCCGGAGGCCACCGCTTTGCTCAAGGGGATCCCCCACACCCCGGCGGCCACGGTGAGCCTGGCCTTCCCCGGGGCGCTCCCCGTGGAGGGGCACGGGCTGCTTGTGGCCAAGGGGGAGGGGCTTCGGGCCCGGGGGTTCACCTGGACGCACCGGAAGTGGCCGGGGCGGGTCCCGGAGGGGTTCAGCCTGGTGCGGGCCTACTTCTCGGGGGAGGCCGCCCGGCTTTCCGAGGAGGCCCTCATCCGGCTTGCCCTGGAGGACCTAGCCCGCCTCCTCCCGGGCCTTCCCCGGGTCCACCGGGCCTGGGCCTTCCGCTTCCCCGAGGGGATGCCCGCCTACCGGGTGGGCCACCTGGACCGGGTGGAGCGGCTGGAGATGGCCCTGGTCAAGGCGCCCGGCCTCTTCCTCGCGGGGAACTACCTCCAGGGGGTGGGCCTGCCCGAGGTGGTGCGCTCGGGGAGGCGGGCGGCGCAAAGGGCCCTGGCCCACCTCTCCCTAGGCGAGGCCCATGGAGCTTCTCGGTGA
- the hemH gene encoding ferrochelatase produces the protein MNVLLMAYGTPYAPEEVEPYYTDIRRGRRPSEELLKELAERYEAIGKSPLNEITLAQAVRLQALLNLEAPPYPKRLLSPFPPRAPHGPARVYVGTKHWHPSIGEAVAAMHEDGVRRAVAIVAAPHYSLRSVAEYREKVDSALKALPEPIDFVWVESYEAHPGLIAAYARRLEEVIWRLKNPGKAAYVFTAHSIPLSAVEKGDPYPRQVEKTAELIAKKLALPRFHVAYQSAGRTPEPWLGPDINELLRTLKEEGYEEVAVQAVGFPADHLEVFYDLDLEAQATARELGLRLLRARSLNADLDYIQVLKDLVEAAWPR, from the coding sequence ATGAACGTCCTGCTCATGGCCTACGGCACCCCTTACGCCCCCGAGGAGGTGGAGCCTTACTACACGGACATCCGCCGGGGGCGCCGCCCCTCGGAGGAGCTCCTCAAGGAGCTCGCCGAGCGGTACGAGGCCATCGGCAAAAGCCCCCTGAACGAGATCACCCTGGCCCAGGCGGTCCGCCTCCAGGCCCTCCTCAACCTGGAGGCCCCCCCCTACCCCAAGCGCCTCCTGAGCCCCTTCCCTCCCCGCGCCCCCCACGGCCCCGCCCGGGTCTACGTGGGGACGAAGCACTGGCACCCCTCCATCGGGGAGGCGGTGGCCGCCATGCACGAGGACGGGGTGCGGCGGGCCGTGGCCATCGTGGCCGCCCCCCACTACTCCCTGAGGAGCGTGGCCGAGTACCGGGAGAAGGTGGACTCGGCCCTAAAAGCCCTCCCCGAGCCCATAGACTTCGTATGGGTGGAAAGCTACGAGGCCCACCCCGGCCTCATCGCCGCCTACGCCCGGAGGCTTGAGGAGGTGATCTGGCGCCTGAAGAACCCGGGGAAGGCGGCCTACGTCTTCACCGCCCACTCCATCCCCCTCTCCGCCGTGGAGAAGGGGGACCCCTACCCCAGGCAGGTGGAGAAGACGGCGGAACTCATCGCCAAAAAGCTCGCCCTCCCCCGCTTCCACGTGGCCTACCAGTCGGCAGGGCGCACCCCGGAGCCCTGGCTCGGCCCCGACATCAACGAGCTTCTGCGCACGCTGAAGGAGGAGGGGTACGAGGAAGTGGCCGTCCAGGCGGTGGGCTTCCCCGCCGACCACCTGGAGGTCTTCTACGACCTGGACCTCGAGGCCCAGGCCACGGCGAGGGAGCTCGGCCTGAGGCTCCTCAGGGCCCGGAGCCTGAACGCGGACCTGGACTACATCCAAGTCCTCAAGGACCTGGTGGAGGCGGCGTGGCCGAGATAG
- the hemE gene encoding uroporphyrinogen decarboxylase — translation MDLVNDLILRAARGEPTPRPPVWFMRQAGRYQKAYRKLRERYTLPEIVQNPEVCAEVTLLPVKALGVDAAILFADITTPLYGMGVDLSLVENKGPVIHNPVRDEKGVEALRPLVPEEAVPFVLETIRILKRELPVPLIGFAGAPFTLASYLVEGGPSRRFLRVKALMYGEEALWHRLMEKLTEAMARYLRAQAEAGADLLQVFDSWVGALSPADYRRYVKPHMERLFQSLRPVGVPVIHFGVGTMGLLEDMKEAGGDVLGLDHHTPLPWARALLGATPVQGNLDPAVLLAPKGVIRREVQRILKENGGKSGHIFNLGHGIVPETPEENVRYVVELIQEVAA, via the coding sequence ATGGACCTCGTGAACGACCTCATCCTCCGGGCCGCCCGGGGCGAGCCCACCCCGAGGCCCCCCGTGTGGTTCATGCGCCAGGCCGGGCGCTACCAGAAGGCCTACCGGAAGCTCCGCGAGCGCTACACCCTCCCCGAGATCGTGCAAAACCCCGAGGTCTGCGCCGAGGTGACCCTCCTCCCCGTGAAGGCGCTCGGGGTGGACGCGGCCATCCTCTTCGCCGACATCACCACCCCCCTCTACGGCATGGGGGTGGACCTCTCCCTGGTGGAGAACAAGGGGCCGGTGATCCACAACCCCGTCCGGGACGAAAAGGGCGTGGAGGCCTTGAGGCCCCTCGTGCCCGAGGAGGCCGTCCCCTTCGTCCTGGAGACGATCCGGATCCTCAAGCGGGAGCTTCCCGTCCCCCTCATCGGCTTCGCCGGGGCCCCCTTCACCCTGGCGAGCTACCTGGTGGAGGGGGGGCCGAGCCGCCGCTTCCTCCGGGTCAAGGCCCTGATGTACGGGGAGGAGGCCCTATGGCACCGCCTCATGGAGAAGCTCACCGAGGCCATGGCCCGCTACCTCCGGGCCCAGGCCGAGGCGGGGGCCGATCTCCTCCAGGTCTTTGACTCCTGGGTGGGAGCGCTCTCCCCCGCGGACTACCGCCGCTACGTCAAGCCCCACATGGAAAGGCTCTTCCAAAGCCTCAGGCCCGTGGGGGTCCCCGTGATCCACTTCGGCGTGGGCACCATGGGGCTCCTCGAGGACATGAAGGAGGCGGGCGGGGACGTCCTGGGCCTGGACCACCACACCCCCCTCCCCTGGGCCCGCGCCCTCCTCGGGGCCACCCCCGTCCAGGGGAACCTGGACCCCGCCGTCCTCCTCGCCCCCAAAGGGGTCATCCGCCGCGAGGTGCAGAGGATCCTGAAGGAGAACGGGGGTAAAAGCGGGCACATCTTCAACCTGGGGCACGGGATCGTGCCCGAGACCCCCGAGGAGAACGTGCGCTACGTGGTAGAACTCATCCAGGAGGTAGCGGCATGA
- a CDS encoding peptidylprolyl isomerase produces MRAFLLALTLLLVPMALAQGEVVAQVGPEAITREAFELRYGLFVRSALAQLGLPDTEEARALLAAYRPAFLEALAREKALLQRAREEGLYPDPAAVEARVHALKEAFPEEEALEEALRQAGVPGLEAYRRLVAEAMALEALEARYRSRIAVSRAALKALWLLSPEYRHPTLYCARHLLVPTREEVEEARLRLARGEAFAEVARAVSQDPGSREEGGDLGCAPEGTYVPAFEEALVRLRPGEVSGPVRTEFGYHLILLERVVPPGRYPLEEVAPLLEKEVADRAWERLEEALVRAVPVRLYPERLEAEE; encoded by the coding sequence ATGCGCGCGTTTCTTTTGGCCCTGACCTTGCTCCTCGTCCCCATGGCCCTGGCCCAGGGGGAGGTGGTGGCCCAGGTGGGCCCCGAGGCGATCACCCGGGAAGCCTTTGAGCTCCGCTACGGCCTCTTCGTGCGGAGCGCCCTGGCCCAGCTCGGCCTGCCCGACACGGAGGAGGCCCGGGCCCTCCTCGCCGCCTACCGGCCGGCCTTCCTCGAGGCCCTGGCCCGGGAAAAGGCCCTCCTCCAGCGGGCCCGGGAGGAGGGGCTCTACCCGGACCCCGCCGCCGTTGAGGCCCGGGTCCACGCCCTGAAGGAGGCCTTCCCCGAGGAGGAGGCCCTGGAGGAGGCGCTCCGCCAGGCGGGGGTCCCGGGGCTTGAGGCCTACCGCAGGCTCGTGGCCGAGGCCATGGCCCTCGAGGCCCTGGAGGCCCGGTACCGCTCCCGGATCGCCGTCTCCCGGGCGGCCCTCAAGGCCCTTTGGCTCCTCTCCCCGGAGTACCGCCACCCCACCCTCTACTGCGCCCGGCACCTCCTCGTCCCCACCCGGGAGGAGGTGGAGGAGGCCCGCCTGCGGCTTGCCCGTGGGGAGGCCTTCGCCGAGGTGGCCCGGGCGGTCTCCCAGGACCCGGGCTCCAGGGAGGAGGGCGGGGACCTGGGGTGCGCCCCCGAGGGCACCTACGTCCCCGCCTTTGAGGAGGCCCTCGTGCGCCTCCGGCCCGGGGAGGTCTCGGGCCCCGTGCGGACGGAGTTCGGCTACCACCTGATCCTCCTGGAGCGGGTGGTCCCTCCGGGCCGCTACCCCTTGGAGGAGGTGGCCCCGCTTCTGGAGAAGGAGGTGGCGGACCGGGCCTGGGAGCGGCTCGAGGAGGCCCTGGTCCGGGCCGTGCCCGTGCGCCTCTACCCCGAGCGCCTAGAGGCGGAGGAGTAG